A stretch of Borrelia turcica IST7 DNA encodes these proteins:
- a CDS encoding HAD family hydrolase, giving the protein MKNIKTVVSDLDGTLLLSKSQIGAFSELVIKKLTKENKKFIIATGRSRSEIIPFTKNLNSNVSFFITLNGARVYNHEWKLINSYDLSSEIVNEILNLREDKYKDIPHFLQKSNGVGDNLYTDSITNNAIRKKIKEHELSKKHKYMEKELKDTSIKFHEVNHFRELENFNNVAKIILYDEEPNLIEYETMILEKYRQEINVYLSTPHSLEIVNNKVSKGSALKDVLKIINIDLSEVIAFGDGFNDVDMLENVKKGLLMGNANYRLKLMLSYLEVIGTNDEEAVAHYINDNILEEPV; this is encoded by the coding sequence ATGAAAAATATTAAGACTGTTGTTTCTGACCTTGATGGAACACTTTTGCTTTCAAAGAGCCAAATAGGAGCTTTTAGTGAGCTTGTAATAAAAAAACTAACAAAAGAAAACAAAAAATTCATTATTGCAACAGGAAGAAGCAGAAGTGAAATAATACCTTTTACAAAAAATTTAAACTCAAATGTTTCATTTTTTATAACATTAAATGGTGCAAGAGTTTACAATCATGAATGGAAATTAATAAACAGTTATGATTTATCCTCTGAAATCGTAAATGAAATTTTAAACCTCAGAGAAGACAAATATAAGGACATACCTCATTTTTTACAGAAATCTAATGGTGTGGGTGATAATCTTTATACTGATAGCATCACTAACAATGCTATTCGTAAGAAAATAAAAGAACATGAATTATCAAAGAAACATAAATACATGGAAAAAGAATTAAAAGATACAAGCATAAAATTTCATGAAGTTAATCACTTTAGAGAGCTTGAAAACTTTAACAATGTAGCAAAGATTATTTTGTATGATGAAGAACCAAATCTAATAGAATATGAAACTATGATCTTAGAAAAATATAGACAAGAAATAAATGTTTATCTATCAACGCCTCATTCGCTTGAAATCGTTAATAACAAAGTTTCAAAGGGAAGTGCATTAAAGGATGTTTTAAAAATTATTAACATTGATTTGAGCGAAGTAATTGCATTCGGAGATGGATTTAATGATGTTGATATGCTAGAAAATGTAAAAAAAGGATTACTAATGGGAAATGCAAATTATAGACTTAAGTTAATGCTATCCTACTTAGAAGTAATAGGCACAAACGATGAGGAAGCTGTTGCTCATTATATCAATGACAATATTCTAGAAGAACCTGTATAG
- a CDS encoding aminopeptidase: MEEDLIKYAELIILKGINLQKNQCVLITGSIENYEFLRILAKKAYEHGAKYVELNIEDIDILKTRFKYSPEDLLEFIPGFKYKFFEEMVGEKWAKIRIDDTENLDGLKDIDSKKISKYFRQLRLASKQVSTATMNNELSWCVVCAPGPKWASKVLNKPNSQKTLEEFFEIQKKILLLDSENPIKAWEDHGAKLHKRCAILNKLKLEKLVFKNQKTNLEVYLLDTSIWTGGSEKIKGTDIEFNANIPTEEVFTTPDYKKTNGIMYATRPVMVLGNLITGIWIEFSDGKVVNFGCDDEHSRAILKRHIETDTQAKYIGEVALVDSSSPIYQSGLTFYSILYDENASCHIALGGAYSSCLSNEENLKTDVEKLNYGCNVSLIHTDFMIGSNDINVIGTDKKGIEHTIIQNGKFVL, from the coding sequence ATGGAAGAAGATTTAATCAAATATGCAGAACTTATTATTTTAAAAGGAATTAATTTACAAAAAAATCAATGTGTATTAATTACAGGCTCAATTGAAAATTACGAGTTTTTAAGAATTCTTGCAAAAAAAGCTTATGAACATGGTGCAAAATATGTAGAACTAAATATTGAAGATATTGATATTTTAAAAACCAGATTTAAGTACTCACCAGAAGATTTATTAGAATTTATTCCAGGATTTAAGTACAAATTTTTTGAAGAAATGGTAGGGGAAAAGTGGGCAAAGATACGAATTGATGATACAGAAAATTTAGATGGATTAAAAGATATCGACAGTAAAAAAATATCAAAATACTTTAGGCAATTAAGACTAGCATCTAAGCAAGTTTCAACTGCAACAATGAACAATGAATTATCTTGGTGTGTGGTTTGTGCACCAGGGCCAAAATGGGCTTCAAAAGTTTTAAATAAACCTAACAGTCAAAAGACATTAGAAGAATTTTTTGAAATTCAAAAGAAAATCTTACTACTTGATTCAGAAAATCCAATAAAGGCTTGGGAAGATCATGGAGCTAAACTTCATAAAAGATGCGCAATTTTAAATAAACTCAAATTAGAAAAATTAGTTTTCAAAAATCAGAAAACAAACCTAGAAGTATATCTTTTAGATACTTCCATTTGGACAGGAGGAAGTGAAAAGATAAAAGGAACAGATATTGAATTTAACGCAAACATACCCACAGAAGAGGTTTTCACAACCCCAGACTATAAAAAAACAAATGGAATCATGTACGCTACTCGACCTGTCATGGTACTTGGAAACTTAATAACTGGAATATGGATAGAATTTAGTGACGGGAAAGTAGTTAATTTTGGATGCGATGATGAGCACTCAAGAGCAATACTTAAAAGACATATAGAAACTGATACGCAAGCAAAATACATAGGCGAAGTTGCATTAGTAGACAGCAGTTCTCCAATTTATCAAAGTGGACTTACATTCTACAGCATACTATACGATGAGAATGCGAGTTGTCATATTGCACTGGGGGGTGCTTATTCTTCTTGCTTAAGCAATGAAGAAAACTTAAAAACGGATGTTGAAAAATTGAATTATGGATGTAATGTTTCTTTAATTCATACCGATTTTATGATTGGAAGTAACGATATAAATGTTATTGGCACTGATAAAAAGGGAATAGAACATACAATAATACAAAATGGGAAATTCGTATTATAA
- a CDS encoding divergent PAP2 family protein, whose amino-acid sequence MIKELFTNDLFFSCFVSGIVAQVIKYAIQTMKTKKLKLSPTYLIKSIFLETGGMPSSHSSTVTALATSIFITEGINTSFIIALAFALITIRDSFGVRYMAGVQAEYLNDLSEQLKIAIKIEPLKIKVVKGHKKKEVFTGVLIGIISAWAVCHRII is encoded by the coding sequence ATGATAAAAGAGTTATTTACAAATGACCTTTTCTTTTCTTGTTTTGTATCAGGAATTGTTGCACAAGTTATTAAATATGCTATTCAAACAATGAAAACAAAAAAACTTAAATTAAGTCCAACATATCTTATAAAAAGCATCTTCTTAGAAACAGGGGGGATGCCTAGCAGTCACTCTTCAACGGTTACAGCTCTTGCAACATCAATATTTATAACAGAAGGAATAAATACCAGTTTCATTATTGCCCTCGCTTTCGCTTTAATAACAATAAGAGATTCTTTTGGAGTCAGATATATGGCAGGGGTTCAAGCAGAATATCTTAATGATTTATCTGAACAATTAAAAATTGCAATTAAAATCGAGCCCTTAAAAATCAAAGTGGTTAAAGGACATAAAAAAAAAGAAGTATTTACAGGAGTGCTTATTGGTATAATTTCCGCATGGGCAGTATGTCATCGAATAATATAA
- a CDS encoding RnfABCDGE type electron transport complex subunit D has translation MPNSEKPAIKTEIKIRYIVNIDEIQIPEYVLIPLETENSKSTIYVIENQRIEEGQILSKNINVDLCTYSPISGVIEKIYIANFPNGQQLKSALIRFQGRIKNEKEQSDEEESREKTLEKLIRLGIPWFNDNSLFQYVSKCKKIDKMILLINGRDSFTNISEILIKEKLDEILYGFEIVNKIFKFKEILIVLSNYTLKKELENLINFKDKKLRIKLIPNTPQPYSNHEMIMHFLYNEENMQESINPNKNILLANVEDLYNVHSAIKTNIPYKEKFITINGNQKIQSKLIKVKIGTSIRQIINEDINTTKYDVFLNNPVNKIKINNLNVPITRDIYSITILKKESIFSKIKFFKIPSFSPLYIEEVIFSKIKGKNKNENKKFKFLQYTETEIEEEISKVQKEIKEKILNVTPKNEPIYTENNLKDIYLTIILALIPNLIFSFFNNTKFFIDTLILTIISLVVYFPIMLKAKHKCLSFFIYTALIISIIFPLNLSIVLKMLALLFTFLVFFYFSKLSKFLVNPILISFMFLLLNFPSSFKQTYPEELSKLEDIIPTWDKVIQKNPNIKSLESLKEFKRHENKYIDMIEKFTNEKILSHFNIIIPRFHIESLFGLQNEKYLSPILLYIGFSFILGKFIINKLIPLSFYLSLLLLAYMLKSINIYSHITFDMLSLAISPIPMLLIFTTGTELQIAPSFKFEQILYGCILSLFHLIILSYIPFETLSAVISIFILQVNSTLIKKYSLTFQIKKILHHLSMNKTKTIEHKNENGEEIIKL, from the coding sequence ATGCCTAACTCAGAAAAGCCAGCAATAAAAACAGAAATAAAGATAAGGTACATAGTCAATATAGACGAAATTCAAATTCCTGAATATGTTCTCATTCCACTAGAAACAGAAAACTCAAAGTCTACAATATATGTGATTGAAAATCAAAGAATTGAGGAAGGACAAATATTATCAAAAAACATAAATGTAGATTTGTGTACATATTCTCCAATATCTGGGGTAATAGAGAAAATATATATTGCTAATTTTCCAAATGGACAACAATTAAAATCAGCACTAATAAGATTTCAAGGAAGAATTAAAAATGAAAAAGAACAATCAGATGAGGAAGAATCAAGAGAAAAAACATTAGAAAAGTTAATTAGATTAGGAATTCCTTGGTTTAATGATAATTCACTATTCCAATATGTAAGCAAATGTAAAAAAATAGATAAAATGATTTTATTAATAAATGGAAGAGATTCATTTACAAATATCTCAGAAATACTCATAAAAGAAAAGTTAGATGAAATTCTTTATGGATTTGAAATAGTCAACAAAATCTTTAAATTCAAAGAAATATTAATAGTGCTAAGCAATTACACCTTAAAAAAAGAACTTGAAAATTTAATTAATTTTAAAGACAAAAAATTAAGAATTAAACTCATTCCCAATACTCCACAACCATATTCAAATCATGAAATGATTATGCACTTTTTATATAATGAAGAGAATATGCAAGAGAGCATAAACCCAAACAAAAATATACTCTTAGCAAATGTTGAAGACCTTTATAATGTTCACAGCGCAATCAAAACAAACATTCCATATAAAGAAAAATTCATAACTATAAATGGCAATCAAAAAATACAAAGCAAACTAATAAAAGTAAAAATTGGAACATCTATCCGCCAAATAATAAATGAAGATATTAATACAACAAAATATGATGTATTTTTAAACAATCCAGTAAATAAAATAAAAATAAATAATCTAAATGTACCCATAACAAGAGACATATATAGCATTACAATACTTAAAAAAGAATCAATATTTAGCAAGATAAAATTCTTTAAAATACCAAGTTTTTCACCACTATACATTGAAGAGGTTATTTTCTCAAAGATCAAGGGTAAAAATAAAAATGAGAATAAAAAATTTAAATTCCTACAATATACTGAAACTGAAATCGAAGAAGAAATAAGTAAGGTTCAAAAAGAAATCAAGGAAAAAATATTAAATGTCACTCCAAAAAATGAACCAATATACACTGAAAATAATCTAAAAGACATCTATTTAACCATTATATTGGCTCTAATTCCTAATCTAATTTTTTCTTTTTTTAATAATACAAAATTTTTTATTGATACTCTAATACTAACAATAATAAGCTTAGTAGTCTATTTCCCAATAATGCTTAAGGCCAAACATAAATGTCTATCATTCTTCATATATACTGCATTAATTATTAGCATAATATTTCCCTTAAATCTTTCTATCGTATTAAAAATGCTGGCACTACTTTTTACATTTTTAGTATTTTTTTATTTTTCTAAACTTTCTAAATTCCTTGTAAATCCCATCTTAATTTCTTTCATGTTTTTATTGCTCAATTTTCCATCAAGCTTTAAACAAACATATCCGGAAGAACTCTCAAAACTAGAAGATATAATTCCTACTTGGGATAAAGTAATTCAGAAAAACCCAAATATTAAAAGCTTAGAAAGCTTAAAAGAATTTAAAAGGCATGAAAATAAGTACATTGACATGATTGAAAAGTTTACAAACGAAAAAATATTATCTCATTTTAATATCATCATACCAAGATTCCATATTGAAAGCCTCTTTGGACTACAAAACGAAAAATATCTATCTCCTATTTTGCTTTATATCGGATTTTCATTTATTCTCGGGAAATTTATCATAAATAAATTAATACCATTGTCTTTTTATTTAAGCCTTCTACTACTTGCTTATATGCTAAAAAGTATAAATATTTACAGTCATATAACTTTTGATATGTTGTCTCTAGCAATCTCACCAATTCCAATGCTCTTAATATTTACAACGGGAACAGAACTACAAATAGCACCCTCATTTAAATTTGAACAAATACTATATGGTTGTATTCTATCTCTATTTCACCTCATAATACTAAGCTATATTCCATTTGAAACCCTATCAGCTGTAATATCCATTTTTATATTACAAGTAAATTCAACCTTAATTAAAAAATACAGCTTAACATTTCAAATCAAAAAAATACTGCATCATTTAAGTATGAATAAAACAAAAACAATAGAACACAAAAATGAAAATGGAGAAGAAATTATAAAATTATGA
- the prfB gene encoding peptide chain release factor 2 (programmed frameshift) gives MKERINELLEQIENVWRKLFDSHTIKAQIKEYDTQINDGNFWNDNKKAQEILKEQNILKNKVEPWEDLICKLKDLRELCLLAESTKDTKLIECDFNILSDTYKNLLTLSYFKEEIDTNNTFLTIHSGAGGTEACDWVSMLYRMYSRYAERRGYKTELIDLLEAEGGIKSVTVEVKGDYAYGLLKSEVGIHRLVRISPFDAAKKRHTSFASVFVAPVIDDKIEIIIKPEDIRVDTYRASGAGGQHVNKTSSAVRITHLKTGIVTQSQSDRSQHKNKELAMKVLKSRLYEHYKEIEQQKNKSKQEEKKDISWGNQIRSYVFHPYNLVKDHRTKFENPNIISVMDGNIDNFIEEYLKWKSLS, from the exons ATGAAAGAAAGAATCAATGAATTATTGGAACAAATTGAAAATGTTTGGAGGAAACT CTTTGACAGCCATACCATTAAGGCGCAAATCAAAGAATACGACACACAAATAAATGATGGAAACTTCTGGAATGATAACAAAAAAGCACAAGAAATTCTTAAAGAACAAAATATTTTAAAAAATAAAGTAGAACCTTGGGAAGATTTAATCTGTAAACTTAAAGACTTAAGAGAACTTTGCCTACTCGCAGAGAGCACAAAAGACACAAAATTAATAGAATGCGATTTTAATATATTAAGCGATACATATAAAAACCTCCTTACATTATCTTATTTTAAAGAAGAAATTGATACAAATAATACGTTCTTAACAATACATTCAGGGGCAGGTGGTACAGAGGCCTGTGATTGGGTTAGCATGCTATATCGAATGTATTCAAGATATGCAGAAAGACGAGGATACAAAACAGAACTTATAGATTTACTTGAAGCTGAGGGCGGAATCAAATCTGTTACAGTCGAAGTAAAAGGAGATTATGCTTATGGTCTTTTAAAAAGCGAAGTGGGAATACATCGCCTTGTAAGAATTTCTCCTTTTGATGCTGCAAAAAAGAGACACACATCTTTTGCATCTGTTTTTGTTGCTCCTGTAATTGATGATAAAATTGAAATAATAATTAAACCAGAGGACATTAGAGTTGACACATATAGAGCATCCGGAGCTGGGGGACAACATGTTAATAAAACATCATCAGCAGTAAGAATTACTCATCTTAAAACGGGAATAGTAACTCAATCTCAAAGTGATAGAAGTCAACATAAAAATAAAGAGTTAGCAATGAAAGTACTCAAATCAAGACTTTATGAGCACTATAAAGAAATTGAACAACAAAAAAATAAATCTAAACAAGAAGAGAAAAAAGATATATCTTGGGGTAATCAAATAAGATCTTATGTATTTCATCCTTACAATTTAGTAAAAGATCACAGAACAAAATTTGAAAATCCTAATATCATCTCCGTTATGGATGGAAACATTGATAACTTTATAGAAGAATATCTAAAATGGAAAAGTTTAAGCTAA
- the ftsY gene encoding signal recognition particle-docking protein FtsY: MGIFTKIKNLFKNKEETQILENLEDILLEADIKNDIVIEIIEKMKKMKVKGESATLLKLKELLKSYINQETLNLENKSLNILLIIGVNGVGKTSSIIKLAHKLKNEGQNVLIAAADTFRAAAIEQIKIQSEKIGVKVISQNQGSDAAAVIFDSISSANAKNYDTLIIDTAGRLQNKDNLIKELQKMDNVVKKQIAQIDATYKKILVIDSTSGKNTNNQAEIFNKAIEIDGIIATKFDSSSKAGGIINISKLFNKPIYFFTFGEKVEHIKEFNIDDYFNKLL, encoded by the coding sequence TTGGGCATTTTTACAAAAATAAAGAACCTATTTAAAAATAAAGAAGAGACACAAATACTTGAAAATTTGGAAGATATCCTCCTAGAAGCAGACATTAAAAATGATATAGTCATTGAAATAATAGAAAAAATGAAAAAAATGAAAGTTAAAGGGGAATCCGCAACACTTCTTAAACTAAAAGAATTATTGAAAAGTTACATAAATCAAGAAACCCTTAATTTAGAAAATAAAAGCTTAAACATATTATTAATCATTGGAGTAAACGGCGTTGGTAAGACTTCAAGCATTATCAAACTTGCACATAAACTTAAGAATGAAGGGCAAAATGTTTTAATAGCAGCAGCAGACACATTTAGAGCAGCAGCCATAGAACAAATTAAAATACAGAGTGAAAAAATTGGGGTTAAAGTCATATCTCAAAACCAAGGAAGCGATGCAGCAGCAGTAATATTTGATAGCATTTCAAGCGCAAATGCTAAAAATTATGATACATTAATCATTGATACAGCAGGAAGACTTCAAAACAAAGATAATCTAATTAAGGAACTTCAAAAGATGGACAATGTAGTAAAAAAACAAATAGCTCAAATAGACGCTACTTATAAAAAAATACTAGTAATAGACTCTACCTCTGGAAAGAATACAAACAATCAAGCAGAAATATTTAACAAAGCAATAGAAATAGATGGCATAATAGCCACAAAATTTGACTCATCTTCCAAAGCTGGTGGAATAATAAATATTTCAAAGCTATTTAACAAGCCAATATACTTCTTTACATTTGGAGAAAAAGTAGAACATATTAAAGAATTTAATATTGATGACTACTTTAATAAACTACTATGA
- a CDS encoding ABC transporter permease, producing MGLNKLLLKRLILDEKNSLSLTIVIILSIVLGQIIIIITISIMNGFQNDFFTSISTLESGNLKIESKLNKEEFNSLKEIKEITQINKIYETQGIGIESYYYPSILNIIALDTKDITKDENFLLLTGLEKFEVELNEDEIIIGDVLSYNLGIFEGDTIELIVSDEIQNFKTLKDQIKHFKIRSIFKSNYAKINESTVFMNINYFYKKKIIKESDISYQIKTLNLYPSKTLINTIKNINPNIQFKTWNEYNKELYKALKIERNTMLIILTSIFLVIAVNTYYLQKRILINKSKSISILLFLGLKSQKIRQIFLIHSAIICILGSIIGLIAAVLISLNINEILNLIDILVNSFINVINYILNLKLETVEIKIVKNIITPKIFLSDLLFTFSFASFFTIYSSLRLTKKIKYIQKINGAI from the coding sequence ATGGGACTAAATAAATTATTATTAAAAAGACTAATATTAGATGAAAAAAATAGCTTATCGCTCACAATTGTAATAATCTTAAGCATAGTACTTGGACAAATCATTATCATTATCACAATATCAATAATGAATGGTTTTCAAAATGATTTCTTTACAAGTATATCTACCCTAGAGAGTGGTAATTTAAAAATTGAAAGCAAATTAAATAAAGAAGAGTTTAATTCTCTTAAAGAGATTAAAGAGATAACTCAAATCAACAAAATATATGAAACACAAGGAATTGGAATTGAAAGCTATTACTATCCAAGCATTTTAAATATCATCGCTCTTGATACAAAAGATATTACAAAAGATGAAAATTTTCTTCTTCTAACGGGTCTTGAAAAATTTGAAGTTGAACTTAATGAAGACGAAATCATAATAGGAGATGTACTTTCTTACAATTTAGGAATATTTGAAGGGGATACAATAGAATTAATAGTGAGTGATGAAATACAAAACTTTAAAACATTAAAGGACCAAATCAAGCATTTTAAAATAAGATCAATTTTTAAGAGTAATTATGCAAAAATAAATGAATCCACAGTATTTATGAATATTAACTACTTTTACAAAAAAAAAATCATAAAAGAATCAGATATCAGCTATCAAATAAAAACACTAAATTTATATCCAAGTAAAACATTAATAAACACTATCAAAAATATTAATCCAAACATACAGTTTAAAACATGGAACGAATACAATAAAGAACTCTATAAGGCACTAAAAATAGAGCGAAACACAATGCTCATAATTTTAACCAGCATATTTCTTGTTATTGCTGTTAATACATATTATTTACAAAAAAGAATACTAATAAACAAGAGCAAATCAATCTCAATACTATTATTTCTTGGTCTTAAATCTCAAAAAATTAGGCAAATTTTCTTAATCCACTCAGCAATAATTTGCATACTAGGCAGCATCATTGGACTCATTGCAGCTGTTCTTATATCTTTAAATATTAATGAAATCTTAAATTTAATAGATATTCTAGTAAATAGTTTCATCAATGTTATTAATTACATATTAAACTTAAAATTGGAAACTGTTGAAATAAAGATAGTAAAAAACATAATTACTCCTAAAATATTCTTAAGCGACTTACTATTTACATTTTCTTTTGCTAGCTTCTTTACAATATACTCAAGCCTTAGGCTAACAAAAAAGATTAAATATATCCAGAAAATAAATGGGGCAATATAA
- a CDS encoding ABC transporter ATP-binding protein, which produces MTNILTIKEIHKTYIKNKTKIKVIENLSINVKSGDFISIQGKSGCGKSTLFNIISGIDKMDSGEIVSCGISLKDANEKTLSLYKNKKIGLVFQNHNLIDEFNVLENITLPKIIEGQDNLEIINRKALNLMKILEIDTRAEHYPSELSGGEAQRVAIARALINEPNIILCDEPTGNLDINTAKTVESLLIDTAKKFKKTLILVSHNPEFANKADIKYELREKKLKRI; this is translated from the coding sequence ATGACAAACATACTAACTATCAAAGAAATACACAAAACATATATTAAAAATAAAACAAAAATAAAAGTAATAGAAAATTTAAGCATAAATGTAAAAAGTGGAGACTTTATTTCCATTCAAGGAAAAAGCGGATGTGGAAAATCAACACTTTTTAACATTATATCAGGAATTGATAAAATGGATTCTGGCGAGATAGTATCTTGTGGAATATCATTAAAAGATGCAAATGAAAAAACACTAAGTTTGTATAAAAATAAAAAAATAGGGCTCGTTTTTCAAAATCATAATTTAATTGATGAGTTTAATGTGCTTGAAAATATTACTCTACCTAAAATAATCGAAGGACAAGATAACCTGGAAATAATCAATAGAAAAGCTCTAAATTTAATGAAAATATTAGAAATAGATACAAGAGCAGAGCATTACCCTTCAGAACTCTCAGGTGGAGAAGCACAAAGAGTAGCAATTGCTAGAGCTTTAATAAATGAACCTAATATAATATTATGTGATGAACCTACTGGCAATCTAGATATTAACACAGCAAAAACAGTCGAATCTTTATTAATAGATACTGCTAAAAAATTTAAAAAAACATTAATCTTAGTTAGTCATAATCCAGAATTTGCCAATAAAGCAGACATAAAATATGAACTTAGAGAAAAGAAATTAAAGAGAATATGA
- a CDS encoding ABC transporter permease codes for MMQPNIKELTKIAYIIFINSTNKKALIGSGISLSLVMIPLIIVYYMSNNIMNSTINKYIENEGFSVQIEHNEVQKDALFRSTLEKFKKEHHYNTLRYFFERRTYGIIGNLKKQGALIRAVESKFIDENKHIKLIEGKKSLKQDEILISKQIKEKLNLNINETIYVVVPNNKHQKTIPRVKQFKISGIIETGLREIDKNLVFISLQNSNIMSEEFSKSIIGLSLKLNTKEKIDGLKKTLAKDFSEYKIKTFYELYFNKYMNLETSKKLLLFIMAFIVIFASINISSSLCMLILENKKKIAIFKSIGMNNLSLKIIFILIASVLSFISCIIGILIGNYIIINIEYLINIIDIIINIILKIFGVENTELLNSDYYISEFNIQISIKFSLIILVSYTLLSIATTLIPLNIISKLKEKEILR; via the coding sequence ATGATGCAACCAAATATTAAAGAACTCACAAAAATAGCATACATAATCTTTATAAATTCAACAAACAAAAAGGCATTAATTGGCTCTGGAATATCCTTAAGTTTAGTAATGATTCCTTTAATTATTGTTTACTATATGTCAAACAACATCATGAATTCAACAATAAATAAATATATAGAAAATGAAGGATTCTCTGTACAAATTGAGCATAATGAGGTTCAAAAAGACGCACTTTTTAGATCAACCTTAGAAAAATTTAAAAAAGAACATCACTATAATACGTTAAGATACTTTTTTGAAAGAAGAACCTATGGAATAATTGGGAACCTAAAAAAACAAGGGGCTTTAATAAGAGCAGTAGAGTCCAAATTTATTGATGAAAATAAACACATAAAATTAATAGAAGGTAAGAAAAGTTTAAAACAAGATGAAATACTAATCTCAAAACAAATCAAAGAGAAACTTAATTTAAATATTAATGAAACTATCTATGTAGTAGTACCAAATAACAAGCATCAAAAGACAATACCTAGAGTAAAGCAATTTAAAATATCTGGAATCATTGAAACGGGATTAAGAGAAATTGATAAAAACTTAGTTTTCATCTCCCTACAAAACTCAAATATAATGTCAGAGGAATTTTCTAAAAGCATAATTGGACTTTCTCTTAAGCTCAATACCAAAGAAAAAATTGATGGTTTAAAGAAAACTCTTGCAAAAGACTTTTCAGAATATAAAATAAAAACATTTTATGAACTTTATTTTAATAAATACATGAATCTAGAGACCAGCAAAAAACTCTTATTATTCATAATGGCATTTATAGTCATATTTGCAAGTATTAATATATCCTCTTCTCTTTGCATGCTAATACTTGAAAATAAAAAGAAGATTGCAATATTTAAATCAATTGGAATGAATAATTTAAGTCTTAAAATAATATTCATCTTAATAGCGTCCGTTCTAAGTTTCATATCTTGCATAATAGGCATACTCATTGGAAACTATATAATCATTAATATCGAATATTTAATCAATATAATAGACATTATCATTAATATAATTTTAAAAATATTTGGGGTTGAAAATACAGAACTTTTAAACTCTGATTATTATATCTCTGAATTTAACATTCAGATAAGCATAAAATTTAGCTTAATTATCTTAGTATCCTACACCTTATTAAGCATTGCAACAACACTTATTCCTTTAAACATCATTTCAAAGCTTAAAGAAAAAGAAATTCTAAGATGA